GCGTATTTGCTGCTAACCGGGGTGGTACTCCTGGGAGGAGTTTCCGTCACATTTTCAGAATTCCCCCCTGAGACTGTACAAGTCATCATCCCATCATTGGCgaataacaaaatgattGGATAAACCAAAATGTGTGGAGTAAAATAACACAGTACTTCGAAAAGGAAGCATAAATGTTCGgtaataattttgaaaagaacATTAATTACTGAAATGTTGTAGCCATATATGACGGTTGCTTCTTCCAACACCTTGTAGTCGTTAAACCTTTTAATTGTCTTACCTATGTACACGTAAATTTCGAACAGGATCTTTAATATGTCGTAAATTTCGTTTAAGTGGTCCAAATGGTCGTACCCTAAATATATCCACTTATTTTCGATTTCGCtcaatttgttcttcttttggTTGGGCACACTATTGCCCGCTTCTGCCGTTTCTGCCACTTCTGCTACTTCTGCCACTTCTGCCGTTTCTGTCACTTCTGCCGTTTCTGCCCTTTCTGCCCTTTCTGCCACTTCTACCCTTTCTGccacttcttccctttctgCCACCTCAGCAGGGTCATTCTTATCACTTGTGATGCCGTTCAGAATGGGCCTTTCCTTCATATCGATCGCGTTTTCCTTATTGGGGGAGCTCTTATATTCATTTACATTGGTTTCTTTCGGCTCTTTTGTCCTGCTTCCATCCGTTTTGCTTCCATCCGTTTTGCTTTCTTCCGTTTTGTGTTCATCCGTTTTGCTTTCTTCCGTTTTGTGTTCATCCGTTTTGCTTTCTTCCGTTTTGCTTTCTTCCGTTTTGCTTTCTTCCGCTTTGCGTTCGTCCGTTTTTCTttcgtccccttttttgactGGCGTTTCAAACGATGcatcttcctccttttcttccttaaaTAAATCTAAAACTTTTTCATCTACTAGGaattttcccaaatgagCACAGGGGAAGTCATCCGTGATGGATGTGTCATCCCCGTGGAGTGGGTCATCCACCCAGGGCAAGTTACCTCCCGTGAACCCCTTCCCCTCCACCACAATCCCATTTTCACACAACATTTCTTCGTAAATTTTGCTTAGGACATTCTTCAAAACGTTTTTACTAACTTCAAGAACAATGGTGAAATATTTGATGAAGGTAAATTCACTCCTTTGGACTCTTTTGCAATATAAATTGTAGTAGTCCTGGTTGAAGGAATCATTTTgccaaattttaaaattcccTTTGctgatgaaaaatttcatgtAATGAATACACCTTGCGTAATTCTTTCTCATAAAATAGTAGATGCACAGATGGTAAGCTGCTTGTGAGTTGTAATTTCCGCAGTTTTTATTCTCCGCAATGAAATTTAAACCTTCGACTATATCGTTAAGGACATCTTCGTACCTAATTTCgatgttttttattaccaCCTTTAATTTGTGTACATCGTAATTGAATTCGTTCATATCCTTTTCGTCCAGCTCTCTTTCATACGTGTCATGCGGAGGGGTAATTCCCACATGGTCCCTCTGCTCCTGTTTCGTCACCTCACCCGTGACATCCTTTCGAATGCTGTTCTCCTTCAAGTGCttgcttccattttgtcctccTTCGGCGACCTCCATGTCGGTGTTTGCATCTTCATATTCCATGCTGTTGGAGGAATTGTAAAGAGATGGAAAACTGCAGTTATTCGAGTTCCCATTTTCGTGATAATCGGTGTAATAATTCACACACATATTGaaactttgttttttcttcctaagCGCGAgggtgccattttttgcatgtcCGTTATATGTCCCTGAGTTCTTCTTCGAGTTATGCTCTAACATGTCGGCCTCGTCGAGGGGGTCACTGATCTTCCTTGAAATGTTTGTTTCGTTTGCCTCATTTGCTTCGCctgcctcatttttttcattttctccatttttttcattttctccattttctccattttctccattttcttcattttctccattttcttcattctctCCCTCGTTACTCTCATCACGGTTTATGCCACTCGCGGAGTGATCCCCCAAATGGTCAGCCTGTTCGCCCCTGTTCAGTGCCTCCGCCATGCGGCAGCTTTTCGCAGCATCTCCACTGCAGCCCCCATCAAGTGTAGAACCAGAACCTTTGCCATTATTATTCACATCATACGTGTAATATTTAACACCTTCACTTAAATTTAGATCCTTCACATGGTTAAGCAGATCATCCGACAACCTTGTGTCGTATTTGTAGCTAAAAAGTGAAGCCAGGAAAAAGTATCTCGGATAATACAAGCAAATTTTCAATCGAGTCACCAACAATTTATACAACGGAATGATCATTTGTGTGCTTTCCTTATCTCCATTCATAATGTAGACTGCCTCATTTCTGCACATATAATAACTGCTCGTGCTGATGAGCGACGGtttcaaaacaaaattttttttctcgaaaTGGTTTTCACAGCCACTTCGATTGTTGTTCCTACCGTCTTCGTGTTTTCCGGGGCTTCTCTCAATTTGTAACTTCTCACAATAATTTAGCTTTTTCATATCACTATCGCAagtttcgtttttatttttgttgccCTCTTGATTCCCTTCCCCAGGTTCGTTCCTTTCCTGTTCACCGGCCAGATTATACGTGTTCAGTTCTTCCTTGGCGGACAAAGCCGCGTTCTCGTCATTCGCGTGGCAGGGTTGCTGCAGGGTGCCCTTCTGAGAACTGCTCTGCTGGGAGTTACCCTGCAGTGTGACGCTTTGCTTGGAACCGATTTGGTTAAGGTCCAAAAAGTGAACGCTCAGAAATATTAGGCTGTCCGCGTAATGACACATGGTAATTAGCATAAAGTACAGAAGAAGACTCTCATACGTAGAGGAGCTGTCTGGCCATTCCGACGCATCCTTCACATCCGCCCTCATGTCACGTTCTCTTTTATTGTCATTTTGATCTTCACCGCTCTGATGGCAGCTTTGTGATAGGagtgaattaaaaaggaattgaaaaatttttcctaaaaataaaaacaccaAGTAAATCGATTTGTCCTCCAGCTTCTGGCATTCCGCATAATTTAGAGCATACTCTTGCGCCCTATTGGCTAAGTAAAACTTTAAGATGTTGATATAGTacttttttgaaatctttttcctacttctttttttaaaaaattgtttttgcAACACGTCTGCTTTGGTTAGCGAATCTATTGACACCTTAGTATCATTCCCATCGCTcagttcttctttttttattttaatttggtTCGCAAGGAGGTCTTCCCTCGTGTGGGATCCCTTTTTCGCGTCTTCCAGGCTGTTCAAGCAGGAGACTTGTTCATTCGGGCCTTCTCCTTCACGGGgattgcttttttcttcctctccctgCTGTTCCTCCTTATCCTCCTCCGCGTCTTCCTtctcgtcttcctcctcgtcgtcgtcctcctcctcttgctcctcctttttttcactttggaACGCATCTACCTGGTTGGTTCTTTCCACATTTGCGTATTTTTCCTCcacctccctttttacccTAATGGTTTGTGCACCAACAATTTGGTTTTCCGCGTCTGTCAAAATTTTCGCTACATTATTGCCCCAATAGTTTTCCTCGCAGTTAGCTTCTGTGTCTCCCTGCATTGGACATGCCTCCCCGGAGAGTAACTTTATCTTCttattcatttcgtttttactGCTCCCTTCAACACCATGCACATCCTTCTCTTTGTCACCGATTGTCCTTTTTCTATTGGCAGTTTCGTCATTCCGATACTCCAATCCGCTGCACCTTTGTAGCGACTCTGGAAAGTGTTCTCCTTCATGAACATGCTCCAAATTTTGGGAGGTACCAAATTGGTCGTTAATCGATTGGGATGCACCAAAGTTCgcatatcttttttattttttttggacagcCCCTCCCTAGAATGAGGCCTCTCCACGGCACACTCTATGTTGAGGAAGGACAAGATGTCGCTGTTAAAAAGGTCCCTCTTAAGGtagacattttttaagtaaaatgtcaaatttttcttcaccgcttggaaattataaaaagaatactTATGCCTTAGGGCATCCATGAagggtttatttttttcttcaaaggtGTAAAAGAGGGAGTACTTAACGTAggacgaaatgaaaaagttcAGATTGTTGAAGAGATTCTTCGCGTTTAGGATATTAATTTTGGACTTGACACAATtggttaatattttaaaaaataaaagatgtaTAAATCTGTTTTGCGAATTTGACAACACCAGATGGTAGTTATTAATCTCTTGGTATGCGCTCTGTGTTTGGTTACCCCCCTTAAGTTCGTGATTATCATCGTTGTACATTTCGTCTGCTTCGATTATTTCGTTGTTTGTCCCATCACACTTTGCCCCTTCTCTGTCTATCTCGTCTCCATATTGTCCCTCTTTGGCTGAGGCAACAAAGGGGATTTCCCCTACCAGTGGATTTTTCGCCAGAAGGTTTCCTCTGCCTAGTAGGCTGTTCTCCACACAGCTCTCCTTCGCCTTAAGCTCGGTGACCAGCAAGCTGTTGTTATACGATTCCTCATGAATGctcaaaaataaatcaataaaatgatgagaaaattCATCTTTCCCCCTATAATGataatggaaatatttataataaacgtaaagcaaaaaattcaacaaaaTGTCCGTATGCTTCAGCACATTTcgaatatacaaaaatttcaaaaagcAATAAATTCGATACAAATTTgaattgtacaaaaaattattaacaaatcTGGAggtaatatttaataatatatattctgGGAGGACaaattcagaaaaatatttatcttctaaaaatttgtacaaatgaaaatattgcTGAAATGTATAGTAGTacaaaattacatttttattgttataaaAAGATGCCTTTAATCCAATGTTTAATTTGTCCATAATTTTTgctatattaaaattgtattgCTTATTATAATCATACTTCACTTCGCTCAAAATGTGAATGAACGAGGAATAAAACATGTTGCTAAAATGATTGTactgttttttatttagcaCTTTTATTAATTCCAGATAGTCaatgctttttttgtttacaagGTTGAACAGCCGGTTTTTGTACGCCCTGTATACGTTTTTGAAGTGGTAGGGGTTATTGTTCAGAacaattttgattttttcctcaccttGGATGGTTAATTTCTGTACGTCTCCTGTGCCTTTACCATCTTGGTGCGTATAATCATCGCAAGGAgtagtttttcttctttttcttccttttcttctttttcctctttcgcttcttcttcttctgctcctcctTACAGTCAAAAGTAGATAATTTTTCTGCACATATTCATCaaattttctcttcatttcttcttttattttgtacggGTTTATCTCATTAAGCTCCTTTATGTAACAATCGAAGTTCTCAATTTGGAACCCCCCCTCGTTGTCCTCCAGGTACACATTCTTTATGTACTCATAAAAGCACACATAGTAGTAGTCGTCATTCAGGAACAGGTCCTTCAGGTAATCCAAGTAGACGTTGTACGTCAGGGGGTCCGTGTAATCTGCGCTTGTTTCGTCGTCCAGTGAGATCATCCGTTCGAACACTTTCACGAAGGACATCATGAATTCCTGAGGAGGGGAGGCGGCAACGAAATGGAGTAATCAGAAAAGCGGTGAAgggagaagcggtgaagGGAGAAGTGGTAACGAGAGAAGCGGTAAAAAGAAATGCGATAGAAAGAAGTGTCCATTGGGAGATACGACAAACCGATCAGCTAAAACAACACGCTGTCTGGGCAGATATGTGCCGATGGGGACGCGCCCAACTGACGTTGCCCTTTCCGCAAAAGGTTACCTTTCCCTCGCTTTTGGACCTcttaaaatttatcaaaaacTGAAGAACGTTGTAGTCATTAAACGTGTAGTACACATTGCGCGAGGCGTAGTTCAAATACGCGTAGTCACTGCTGGGGAAAGAGACACTCACGCTCCTCCTGTTGGACACCCAAAAAAACTGATTCATATAAGTATTATAATCAACCAACTTCTTCACATCTAGACATATGCTCTGCATGTACTTGTGAATGTACAGCGAGAGGAATAATTCCACAGCCTTTATGTCACTCATTTTCATGCTAAATATGTCAAGCGTGTAATTTGTCgttcttattttctttccGCATGATTCGTTTTCACTCTTCTCCTTTGAAACGATGTCGAAGGGATAAACAGGCTTCAAAAATAGGAAAttgttaaacaaaaatgaaaagcaaaTGTTAATAAGGCTATTAATCGTGTGGTTGTTtctgtaaattttgttatgcACCTTGATGTGCTTTATGTCCACATAGGGGTTTATCATGTCGTACACAATTTTGCTGATGATTTTTCTTTCGTTCCTTTGCTGCGCCTTCAAGTGGGTGGTCTGTTTTTCAGCCCGTTTTTCAGCCTGTTTTTCAGCCTGCTCTTCTGCCTGCTTTTCATCCTGTTTTTCAGCCTGTTTTTCATCCTGTTTTTCAACCACTTTTTCAACCTCTTTTTCATCCTCTTTTTCAACCTCTTTTTCAACCTCTTTTTCATCCTCTTTTTCAACCTCTTTTTCAACCTCTTTTTCATCCTGTTTTTCAGCCTGTTTTTCAACCTCTTTTTCAACCTCTTTTTCAACCTGTTTGTCATTCCCAGGGGTTATCCCTTCATGCGTCTTAAAAATGCCGTATGAAGCTTCACCTGGGTGATTATAGCATTTTGGGTGACTATCCTCCTTGTCCTTCCAACAATTATTAACACTGCCTGTTAGCATAGCATCATTTGTGCATTCTTCCTTggagaacaaattaaaaaagaggcTTCCCTTTACCTCTTCCATATTGTAGGAAGAGGCAAACCTCTGATTGGAAGTGTTTCTCCTGAGgaagatatttttctcctcactgttttttccctttagcATTTTCCCGCCTCCCTTCTTCCATCTAGACAAGTAGTACAGCACACATGCAAAGATACAGTTAAAGGACGACTTGGAACTCTCTCTAATGTAACGAACAGTCCGCTTGACATTATTTAAAATCAATTCATAATACAAATTGTCGTGATAAAAATAGTGAATGTTATGTAGACTCCTTTCTAAATGGATCGAAATGTCAGtgttaaaaatggttaacaaaatgtttaaagaaaaataaaataaattcaagGAACACTTATTCATGTTGTacagttcatttttgtccatGTTAAAATGGCTAATATATTCCTCTTGAAGAATATACTTAAATAGGGAATGATAAATTAGTTCCTTCTTAATTTGCATGAAGTCATTCATTATGTTATTTTCCTTGCACAGCTTCGTTAGCTTCGAAAGTACATCGTTCATTTCTAGCACGTCTCTATTTTTACAGTTGTTAAAAAGGTCCACATAGAACATACtattttgtaataaattttccattaaattgcaaaatataaatatgtatttgttcttcttcattttgttcctcttATTGTGTTTCTTTTTGGACATTAATAGAACGTTGATGGAGCTGAAGTTCAGCAGAGTTTGCAGATAAATTTGGTACCCCCTGGtgttttcctcttccttttggcCCATGCGGAACTTCCCATCGTTATCGTCACTTGTGTGGTTGCTCATACTAGCACTGCTCCGCCTACTGCTCCGCTTACTGCTGGCTGATCCGTCTTGTGATAAATGATGCTGCCTCGAACTGTACCCCCCTTCTTCACTTGCCATTTCGATGGCCATACCATCTTCATCCCTGACACTTGGTACGCTCTTCCCACGCTTCGCGATGCCAATCAGGCCATTCGTCTGACCTAGCTTTGGCCCTGTAAACTCCTCTTTATCTAACCTCACAGAGGGATTAAAATGCAAGTACGTTTTTAACACGGACGAAAGTAACAAAATGATGCTGCTCGAGATGTGCAAAAATAGATAGTACGTGTTGTATATATCGTTGTTCAAGAAAAAATCATGGTTCTTTCttaaatgcaaaatgttgTAATTTTCAATGTGCAAAATTGATATaagtatgaacaaaatatgcGCATAGGTTCGACTAAGCGTCGTGTAAATCTTATTCTGACTCTTGTTTATCACGGCAATGTATTTAAAATAGCACacattgtttatttttctcttcaatttttttttaattttttttaattttccataGCTCTGTAAAATGCGTTGGTTTCGGCTGCCGTATTTGAACTGGCTCATTTGAAACTCCCCTCCCTTGGCCATCACAACGATTTTGCTTTTGCTGGCTGCGCACCTGTCCGCGGCGGCGATCGTTTCTACCTGCGACTTGGTGTGAATTGCTGACAGGGGATCCGAAGAGTATCCCCCGCGGAGACCCTTCTCCGCGCCGCAGAACGGGCTGCTCAATGGGTTGCTGAACGTGCCGCTGAGCACGCTTCCTACTCCTTCCATCCGCTTTGCGTCACACATTTCACCCATTCGTCGctccaatttgttcatgCCCACCTCCTCCCCCAAAGGGTTGACAAAATATCTATTCATCCTCTTCCCAATTATGTTTTCCAaaatgctattttttattttgagtTTCCCACTTACggtaacttttttcttcacctcgtttacaattttgtaaataattccttttccAAAACGCACTCCACCTACTGACTGTAGCACTCCTTTACTCCTcaccttcttccttttttctcgctCAATGATTTTTTGTACTTGTTCGTAATTGGGAAGTCGCGTCACATTGGCATGTGTGTTTCTCGCTGAGCTGATCTGCGTCCCCCCTTTACACCTCCCTCTCCCTATGCGCTTCCTGTCCATCTCCACGTGGGCATCAATTTTCACCAGTACATTAACAAGCACATgaaaggaagtaaaaatggTGTTCAGAAATCTGTAGGAACATCCGTATctaaaatttacaaaattgaaaacgtTCAGCATATGCCAAGTGGCCTGATCATCGTACGAAAAAACATTCTTCTCAATCCCCAAAATTTTGGACAATTTATTTGTGTGAAATTCGGAAAAGGAATTCAGacgcaaataaaaaagagaaaaaacacagcTGTACAcattcatcattttgttgaTTATCACAAACCGGGGGTCCTGTTCCTGATAATATTCCTTGATAAACTCCATGCAgcgatttaaaaattcaataataatattttgcaGCTCGAAATCAAGAGACAACATGCAAAGTCTTGTGTCAAACAGGGAATGGAGATAATCAATGCTTTGGCTGAAATTTTCATCCCGCTGTTTCGCCTTCTTGTATAAACTTAGGATGCTATTTTCTTTCAGTTCTTTgcaaatgcatttttttatatacttatacGAGTGTACCAGGAAGAtgaatcgttttttttattcatcttTTCCCTTTGGCACCCTCCCCTGTTCAACTTGGCAAACGTGATTAGTATGTTCAATACGTCGTTCTGTTCTACGTCCGCAATGCCATGACAAGCTACTCGACTTCGCCCCTCCTTttctatataatttttatgcacACTGTAAATCCTCTTAACGTAATTATCTTCTCTTAGGaccttaaaaaaggaaggcttcaaaaaaatgttcttaCTGTACAAACTGTGATTAATTTCGTCAAACACATAATTGTAGCTCCTGTTTattggtattttttatttttaaaatggtatAAAGATCGTTACAATATCTTACAATTCGCTGGGCTACCTTCCACACAATTCTTCTGAACATGTCATTTTCGTATAATCGCAAGTTTAGTATAAAAAAGCATTTATGGTAGCatttcaaaaaagaagaaaaggctatattcacattttgaTCCAACTttgtaaatacatttttaaatttcttcatattgCTGACAGAAGAATTGTGGgttgtactttttctttttttgagttgtcctttttttgatACGAATTCGTTTCTCCATTCCTTTTTATCCACAAATGGATCCTTCTTATTTCCTTGGTTTTCTCTGTTTTCCCCCAATGTCTCTTTGCATTTTCGACCT
This genomic stretch from Plasmodium cynomolgi strain B DNA, chromosome 14, whole genome shotgun sequence harbors:
- a CDS encoding hypothetical protein (putative), with the protein product MGEENVVEEGLLRKRPYEHEEQKGDLHSGQANAKQGQLPREGEKQRSSEEDGILDNQGDANEEDHHHCDEERVPGEEEPLYEGIALTEEAQERGRKCKETLGENRENQGNKKDPFVDKKEWRNEFVSKKGQLKKRKSTTHNSSVSNMKKFKNVFTKLDQNVNIAFSSFLKCYHKCFFILNLRLYENDMFRRIVWKVAQRIVLREDNYVKRIYSVHKNYIEKEGRSRVACHGIADVEQNDYIKKCICKELKENSILSLYKKAKQRDENFSQSIDYLHSLFDTRLCMLSLDFELQNIIIEFLNRCMEFIKEYYQEQDPRFVIINKMMNVYSCVFSLFYLRLNSFSEFHTNKLSKILGIEKNVFSYDDQATWHMLNVFNFVNFRYGCSYRFLNTIFTSFHVLVNVLVKIDAHVEMDRKRIGRGRCKGGTQISSARNTHANVTRLPNYEQVQKIIEREKRKKVRSKGVLQSVGGVRFGKGIIYKIVNEVKKKVTVSGKLKIKNSILENIIGKRMNRYFVNPLGEEVGMNKLERRMGEMCDAKRMEGVGSVLSGTFSNPLSSPFCGAEKGLRGGYSSDPLSAIHTKSQVETIAAADRCAASKSKIVVMAKGGEFQMSQFKYGSRNQRILQSYGKLKKIKKKLKRKINNVCYFKYIAVINKSQNKIYTTLSRTYAHILFILISILHIENYNILHLRKNHDFFLNNDIYNTYYLFLHISSSIILLLSSVLKTYLHFNPSVRLDKEEFTGPKLGQTNGLIGIAKRGKSVPSVRDEDGMAIEMASEEGGYSSRQHHLSQDGSASSKRSSRRSSASMSNHTSDDNDGKFRMGQKEEENTRGYQIYLQTLLNFSSINVLLMSKKKHNKRNKMKKNKYIFIFCNLMENLLQNSMFYVDLFNNCKNRDVLEMNDVLSKLTKLCKENNIMNDFMQIKKELIYHSLFKYILQEEYISHFNMDKNELYNMNKCSLNLFYFSLNILLTIFNTDISIHLERSLHNIHYFYHDNLYYELILNNVKRTVRYIRESSKSSFNCIFACVLYYLSRWKKGGGKMLKGKNSEEKNIFLRRNTSNQRFASSYNMEEVKGSLFFNLFSKEECTNDAMLTGSVNNCWKDKEDSHPKCYNHPGEASYGIFKTHEGITPGNDKQVEKEVEKEVEKQAEKQDEKEVEKEVEKEDEKEVEKEVEKEDEKEVEKVVEKQDEKQAEKQDEKQAEEQAEKQAEKRAEKQTTHLKAQQRNERKIISKIVYDMINPYVDIKHIKVHNKIYRNNHTINSLINICFSFLFNNFLFLKPVYPFDIVSKEKSENESCGKKIRTTNYTLDIFSMKMSDIKAVELFLSLYIHKYMQSICLDVKKLVDYNTYMNQFFWVSNRRSVSVSFPSSDYAYLNYASRNVYYTFNDYNVLQFLINFKRSKSEGKEFMMSFVKVFERMISLDDETSADYTDPLTYNVYLDYLKDLFLNDDYYYVCFYEYIKNVYLEDNEGGFQIENFDCYIKELNEINPYKIKEEMKRKFDEYVQKNYLLLTVRRSRRRRSERGKRRKGRKRRKTTPCDDYTHQDGKGTGDVQKLTIQGEEKIKIVLNNNPYHFKNVYRAYKNRLFNLVNKKSIDYLELIKVLNKKQYNHFSNMFYSSFIHILSEVKYDYNKQYNFNIAKIMDKLNIGLKASFYNNKNVILYYYTFQQYFHLYKFLEDKYFSEFVLPEYILLNITSRFVNNFLYNSNLYRIYCFLKFLYIRNVLKHTDILLNFLLYVYYKYFHYHYRGKDEFSHHFIDLFLSIHEESYNNSLLVTELKAKESCVENSLLGRGNLLAKNPLVGEIPFVASAKEGQYGDEIDREGAKCDGTNNEIIEADEMYNDDNHELKGGNQTQSAYQEINNYHLVLSNSQNRFIHLLFFKILTNCVKSKINILNAKNLFNNLNFFISSYVKYSLFYTFEEKNKPFMDALRHKYSFYNFQAVKKNLTFYLKNVYLKRDLFNSDILSFLNIECAVERPHSREGLSKKNKKDMRTLVHPNRLTTNLVPPKIWSMFMKENTFQSRYKGAADWSIGMTKLPIEKGQSVTKRRMCMVLKGAVKTK